Proteins from a genomic interval of Halomonas alkaliantarctica:
- a CDS encoding DUF4124 domain-containing protein — MSKINILAVSGLLAAVLGVALAGSAATAFGQAVYRVTDKHGNVTFTDNPGRGGKALELAPLPSLPPALSAALANPNVTTPADVRPRGKPGQPFMPYDHFSIALPQQGAQVPEGMTAVEVAIAPPLRDDHQVRLLVDGDISQTALHSDVFWLTGLPAGRHEIQAELLDSSQRLQHRTAAVTITVP, encoded by the coding sequence ATGAGTAAGATCAATATATTAGCGGTGAGTGGCCTGCTGGCTGCTGTCTTGGGCGTAGCGCTTGCTGGCAGTGCAGCGACGGCGTTCGGGCAAGCGGTTTATCGGGTGACCGATAAGCACGGCAACGTTACCTTCACCGATAATCCTGGCCGCGGTGGCAAGGCCTTGGAGTTGGCACCGTTGCCTAGCCTACCGCCAGCGTTAAGCGCCGCGCTCGCCAACCCTAACGTCACAACACCTGCTGATGTACGACCGCGCGGCAAACCGGGGCAGCCCTTTATGCCCTACGATCACTTTTCGATCGCTCTGCCCCAGCAAGGCGCACAGGTGCCAGAGGGGATGACCGCGGTGGAGGTGGCTATTGCGCCACCGTTGCGCGACGACCACCAGGTGCGCCTGTTAGTGGATGGAGACATCAGCCAGACCGCGTTGCACAGCGACGTGTTTTGGCTAACCGGGCTTCCTGCAGGGCGTCACGAGATTCAGGCAGAGCTGCTGGATAGCAGCCAGCGTTTACAGCACCGCACGGCAGCGGTGACGATTACGGTTCCTTAA
- the glnL gene encoding nitrogen regulation protein NR(II): MHQRLLEHLTTAVLLLDGELRVRWMNPAAEALLAVSLSRVQGISLDTLLGGDQSIDDVLAKARDAFHPFTQREARITPLNSESLTVDYTVTPLSEDELLLEVEPRDRLMQISREEALTTRQETIKVLARGLAHEVKNPLGGIRGAAQLLERDLDDPALREYTHIIVEEVDRLRDLVDSMLGPNRILKHEPVNIHKVLERVRALMIAEHPCVSISRDYDPSLPDLSGDESQMIQAVLNVARNAVQAMSDAQTPEPCLILRTRARRQFTLGAERHRLVSEVAVIDNGPGIPVALQETLFYPMVSGRAEGSGLGLSIAQSILHQHQGLIECDSRPGHTEFRLLIPMVVNFTGEAS; the protein is encoded by the coding sequence ATGCATCAGCGTTTGCTTGAACATCTCACCACGGCGGTATTGCTGCTAGACGGCGAGCTGCGTGTGCGCTGGATGAACCCTGCCGCTGAAGCGTTGTTAGCGGTCAGCCTTAGCCGCGTTCAAGGGATTAGCCTGGATACGCTACTCGGCGGGGATCAAAGCATTGACGATGTATTAGCCAAGGCGCGGGATGCGTTTCACCCTTTTACCCAGCGTGAAGCGCGCATTACGCCGCTTAATAGTGAATCGCTCACCGTTGACTACACGGTGACGCCGCTATCCGAGGATGAGCTGTTGCTGGAAGTGGAGCCGCGGGATCGGCTGATGCAGATCTCCCGTGAAGAGGCGCTAACTACCCGCCAGGAGACCATTAAGGTGCTGGCCCGCGGGCTCGCCCACGAAGTCAAAAACCCCCTGGGTGGCATCCGCGGGGCAGCACAGCTACTAGAGCGAGATCTAGACGACCCGGCGCTGCGCGAATATACCCATATCATTGTGGAAGAGGTGGATAGGCTGCGCGACCTGGTCGATTCCATGCTCGGCCCTAACCGAATTCTTAAACACGAGCCGGTCAATATTCACAAAGTGCTTGAGCGGGTGCGGGCGCTGATGATTGCCGAGCACCCTTGCGTGTCGATTAGCCGTGATTACGACCCCAGCTTGCCCGACCTTTCCGGCGATGAGTCACAAATGATTCAGGCGGTTCTCAATGTGGCTCGCAACGCAGTTCAGGCCATGAGCGATGCGCAAACGCCGGAGCCTTGTTTAATACTGCGCACCCGCGCCCGTCGCCAGTTCACCCTTGGCGCTGAACGCCACCGGCTGGTCAGTGAAGTCGCGGTCATCGATAACGGCCCCGGCATTCCCGTCGCGCTGCAAGAAACGCTGTTTTACCCCATGGTGTCGGGGCGCGCGGAAGGCAGCGGTCTTGGGCTCTCTATCGCCCAATCGATCTTGCACCAGCATCAAGGCTTGATCGAATGCGACTCACGCCCTGGACACACCGAATTTCGTTTACTGATTCCCATGGTTGTTAATTTCACCGGAGAAGCGTCATGA
- the ntrC gene encoding nitrogen regulation protein NR(I), whose amino-acid sequence MTEAARNDVARVVIVDDDRAIRWVLERALAQPDLDVECIERADVALTRLLENPPDVLVTDIRMPGIDGLDLMARVREAHPDLPVIVMTAHSDLDSAVASYQGGAFEYLPKPFDVDEALALVRRAVAHARERQRPVTVPEGLNAEIIGEAPAMQEVFRAIGRLSHSHITVLINGESGTGKERVAQALHQHSPRAGKPFIALNMAAIPRDLIESELFGHEKGAFTGAAQQRQGRFEQANGGTLFLDEIGDMPSETQTRLLRVLADGEFYRVGGHTPVKVDVRIIAATHQNLEVLVDDGRFREDLFHRLNVIRIHLPKLAERREDIPRLTRHFLAEAAKELTTDIKVLTSEAEAHLTRLPWPGNVRQLENICRWLTVMASGREILVEDLPPELRSPSASESSAHGDWRTAFRDWADHALAEGHTHLLEEAVPDFERILIETALKHTGGRKGEAAELLGWGRNTLTRKLKTLLPALADE is encoded by the coding sequence ATGACTGAGGCTGCACGTAATGATGTTGCGCGGGTGGTCATTGTCGATGATGACCGAGCTATCCGCTGGGTTCTGGAACGCGCGTTGGCGCAACCCGACCTTGACGTTGAGTGTATTGAGCGTGCCGACGTTGCCCTGACGCGCTTGTTGGAAAACCCACCCGACGTGTTGGTCACCGACATCCGCATGCCGGGTATCGACGGGCTGGACTTGATGGCGCGGGTGCGTGAAGCGCATCCCGACCTGCCGGTGATCGTGATGACCGCGCACTCCGACCTGGACAGCGCCGTGGCATCGTATCAAGGCGGGGCGTTTGAATACCTACCCAAGCCGTTTGATGTCGACGAGGCCCTGGCGCTGGTGCGCCGCGCCGTGGCCCACGCTCGTGAACGCCAGCGTCCGGTCACCGTGCCGGAAGGTTTAAACGCCGAAATTATCGGTGAGGCGCCGGCCATGCAGGAGGTGTTTCGCGCCATTGGTCGCCTTTCCCATTCGCATATCACGGTGCTGATTAACGGTGAGTCGGGTACCGGCAAAGAGCGCGTTGCCCAGGCACTCCATCAGCATAGCCCGCGGGCGGGCAAGCCGTTTATCGCCCTCAATATGGCGGCGATTCCCCGCGACTTGATTGAATCTGAGCTGTTTGGTCACGAAAAGGGGGCGTTTACCGGCGCGGCTCAGCAGCGCCAGGGGCGGTTTGAGCAGGCCAACGGCGGTACGCTGTTTTTAGACGAAATAGGCGATATGCCCTCTGAAACCCAAACGCGCTTACTGCGCGTGTTGGCCGATGGGGAGTTCTATCGCGTTGGCGGGCATACGCCGGTCAAAGTGGATGTACGTATCATCGCCGCTACCCACCAAAACCTGGAAGTGTTGGTGGACGACGGTCGCTTCCGGGAGGATTTGTTCCACCGCCTGAACGTGATCCGTATCCACCTGCCCAAGCTTGCCGAGCGCCGCGAGGATATCCCGCGCTTAACGCGGCACTTTTTAGCCGAAGCGGCGAAGGAGCTAACGACCGATATCAAGGTGCTGACCAGCGAAGCGGAAGCCCACCTAACGCGTTTGCCGTGGCCCGGCAACGTGAGGCAGTTAGAAAATATCTGCCGCTGGCTCACCGTGATGGCGTCAGGGCGTGAAATTCTGGTTGAAGATTTACCCCCGGAGCTGCGTTCACCCAGCGCTTCGGAAAGCAGTGCCCACGGCGATTGGCGCACGGCGTTTCGCGACTGGGCAGATCATGCCTTGGCCGAAGGCCATACCCATTTGCTGGAAGAAGCGGTGCCCGATTTTGAGCGGATTCTGATTGAGACAGCGCTAAAACATACCGGCGGGCGTAAAGGTGAAGCCGCAGAGCTGTTGGGCTGGGGGCGCAATACGCTCACGCGTAAACTGAAAACATTATTACCGGCACTCGCTGACGAGTAA
- a CDS encoding ChaN family lipoprotein, with the protein MKRHNNCHRHRYGLLAVLALVNLLPSVALAACPSPGQWWQEEQPLASSDLLPTVAQQQVVLLGEQHDEIAHHRWQLHTLAGLHALRDDLVIGLEMLPRSAQPTLDAWLAGELDTDAMLEQTQWDEAWGFDSALYMPILEFARMANIPLVALNIAPDLRQRLVNDGWEHVPADERHAMQPPQPASVSYRSRLTEVFNQHAMGDDPEALERFIQAQLTWDTAMAQRLAEATQGGALAVGLIGLGHVTYNEGIAYQLKAFGVNDTVSLLPWEMSDCTLPDPTLADVIYILADE; encoded by the coding sequence TTGAAGCGACACAATAACTGCCATAGACACCGCTATGGCTTACTAGCGGTTTTAGCGCTAGTTAACCTGCTGCCCAGCGTCGCTTTGGCGGCCTGCCCAAGCCCAGGGCAGTGGTGGCAGGAAGAGCAGCCACTCGCCAGTAGTGATCTGCTGCCGACCGTTGCCCAGCAACAAGTGGTATTGCTGGGTGAGCAGCACGATGAAATAGCCCACCACCGCTGGCAGCTGCATACCCTCGCGGGACTGCATGCTCTTCGCGATGATCTTGTCATTGGCTTGGAGATGCTTCCGCGCAGCGCTCAACCGACCCTTGATGCCTGGCTCGCCGGCGAATTAGATACAGACGCCATGCTTGAACAAACGCAGTGGGACGAGGCGTGGGGATTTGATTCAGCGCTGTATATGCCGATTTTAGAGTTTGCCCGGATGGCAAATATTCCGTTGGTCGCGCTCAATATCGCCCCCGACCTGCGCCAGCGACTGGTCAATGATGGCTGGGAGCACGTGCCCGCGGATGAACGCCATGCAATGCAGCCGCCACAGCCCGCCAGCGTCAGTTACCGCTCAAGGCTCACCGAGGTGTTTAATCAGCACGCGATGGGCGATGACCCCGAAGCACTTGAGCGCTTTATTCAAGCCCAGCTCACCTGGGATACCGCCATGGCCCAGCGCTTAGCAGAAGCCACGCAGGGCGGTGCCCTGGCAGTGGGCTTAATAGGGCTAGGCCATGTGACCTACAACGAAGGCATTGCCTACCAGCTCAAGGCCTTTGGTGTTAACGACACCGTGAGCCTGCTGCCCTGGGAAATGAGCGACTGCACACTGCCCGACCCCACCCTGGCCGATGTGATATATATACTCGCTGACGAGTAG
- a CDS encoding DUF6435 family protein, with protein sequence MLGMFKRDPKKKLQQEYERKLQAAMEASRNGDMRANATLTEEAEALLAEIRRIEATQ encoded by the coding sequence ATGTTAGGCATGTTTAAGCGCGACCCCAAAAAGAAGCTTCAGCAAGAGTATGAGCGCAAACTACAAGCCGCCATGGAGGCTTCACGCAATGGCGATATGCGTGCCAATGCCACGCTTACCGAAGAAGCAGAAGCGTTACTTGCCGAGATCAGGCGCATTGAAGCGACACAATAA
- a CDS encoding YqiA/YcfP family alpha/beta fold hydrolase, whose translation MMTVYLSHGLESGPGALKTQALKGVAEKLDDCEPVVMDYRGMAEPQQRLQHLLGVLAERGDDPAQCVLAGSSLGGWLSAAVSAQQPVLGCFLLAPALGLADYPQTSLTIQAQHTHIIHGWRDDVVAPEPVIERARLQRLSLRMVDDDHRLHASLETILCDFERFLRQCAAPTHYD comes from the coding sequence ATGATGACTGTTTATCTGTCCCATGGCCTTGAGAGCGGGCCGGGCGCACTGAAAACCCAGGCGCTGAAAGGGGTCGCTGAAAAGTTGGATGACTGTGAGCCCGTTGTTATGGATTACCGGGGCATGGCAGAGCCACAGCAGCGCCTTCAACACTTGCTGGGGGTGTTAGCCGAGCGCGGTGACGACCCTGCCCAGTGTGTGCTGGCGGGCTCCAGTTTAGGGGGCTGGCTAAGCGCGGCGGTTAGCGCTCAACAGCCGGTATTGGGCTGCTTTCTGCTAGCTCCAGCGCTGGGCTTAGCTGATTACCCTCAAACGTCACTCACGATCCAGGCACAGCACACGCACATCATTCACGGCTGGCGTGACGATGTGGTGGCTCCTGAACCAGTGATTGAGCGTGCCCGTCTACAGCGCCTGTCGCTGCGGATGGTCGACGATGATCATCGCCTGCACGCCAGCCTGGAAACTATTTTATGCGATTTTGAGCGTTTTTTACGTCAGTGCGCCGCGCCTACTCACTACGATTAA
- a CDS encoding entericidin A/B family lipoprotein, with protein sequence MKRIIALSTVMLVTLLLVSGCNTVRGAGEDLKQGGEAIQRAAS encoded by the coding sequence ATGAAACGCATTATTGCCCTTAGTACCGTAATGTTGGTGACGCTGCTGCTCGTGAGTGGCTGTAATACCGTTCGTGGTGCTGGAGAAGACCTAAAACAGGGTGGTGAAGCTATCCAGCGCGCAGCGAGCTAA
- a CDS encoding phosphatase PAP2 family protein: protein MRPRPLVVFDRLDLLEWQLCQRVSRLSIYRPWRITLQAASRLGDWPVWVLLILAQPWLQPNGVWRVFQYSVIALFAVAVYRLVKTRLCRERPFITYGGGIECCEPARDRYSFPSGHTMHAVMFSVLVAAHTPWLLPVVLPLTLLIAISRVGLGLHYVSDVLAGAAMGYAFALTSLYWMG, encoded by the coding sequence ATGCGCCCGCGTCCGCTTGTCGTATTTGACCGTCTTGACCTGCTGGAGTGGCAACTCTGCCAGCGTGTATCGCGGCTATCGATCTACCGCCCCTGGCGAATCACGCTTCAGGCCGCCAGCCGCTTAGGCGATTGGCCAGTTTGGGTGTTGCTGATTCTCGCCCAGCCCTGGCTTCAACCCAATGGCGTTTGGCGGGTATTTCAGTACAGCGTTATCGCTCTATTTGCCGTGGCAGTTTATCGGCTAGTAAAAACACGCTTATGCCGTGAACGGCCCTTTATTACTTACGGTGGAGGCATTGAGTGCTGTGAACCGGCCCGCGACCGTTATAGTTTTCCCAGCGGCCACACCATGCACGCGGTGATGTTTAGCGTCTTAGTCGCCGCCCACACGCCCTGGCTGTTGCCGGTAGTGTTGCCATTAACGTTACTAATAGCGATCTCGCGGGTAGGGTTAGGGCTGCACTATGTCAGCGATGTACTGGCTGGGGCCGCGATGGGCTACGCTTTTGCCTTGACCAGCCTCTACTGGATGGGGTGA
- a CDS encoding glycosyltransferase family 4 protein codes for MRLCIVSETWSPDINGVAHTLSRLSYELNRQGVPVDVIRPRPRVSGNATGINRELQVQRLALPGYSDVQVGLVRPATLRRFWRQHRPDVIYLATQGPLGWAARQAARQLNIPLVAGWHTNFDHYCEDYGVNWLSSTTRRYLRYFHNGCDLTLVPTHQQAKALHRQGIRGVHVLSRGLDGERFSPNHRDAQLRQRWGVSEHQPVALYVGRLAAEKNLTLLHESFQAMREVRPDIAQVIVGDGPARAQLEKALPDAHFTGFVGQDSLARHYASADLFIFPSLSETWGNVVAEAMASGLAVVAYDHAASAELINSGHNGVTVPAGNSDAFQQAAVALCQHAADYARLGRVARLRALEQSWTGIAEQFLRYLHQAQEAHHAPASACRI; via the coding sequence ATGCGGCTCTGCATCGTTAGTGAAACATGGTCACCGGACATTAATGGCGTTGCTCATACGCTTAGCCGGTTAAGCTATGAACTTAACCGGCAAGGAGTGCCGGTTGATGTGATCCGCCCTCGCCCACGGGTCTCGGGTAATGCGACCGGCATTAACCGCGAATTACAGGTACAGCGCCTTGCCTTACCCGGCTACTCAGATGTGCAGGTAGGACTGGTGAGGCCCGCCACGCTACGCCGTTTTTGGCGCCAACATCGCCCCGACGTTATCTACTTAGCAACGCAAGGCCCCCTCGGTTGGGCGGCACGCCAAGCGGCGCGGCAACTCAATATCCCCCTGGTAGCGGGCTGGCACACCAACTTTGACCACTACTGCGAAGATTATGGTGTCAATTGGCTGTCCTCGACCACTCGGCGCTATCTACGCTACTTCCATAATGGCTGTGACCTAACGTTAGTACCTACCCATCAGCAGGCTAAAGCACTGCATCGTCAAGGGATTAGGGGTGTCCATGTGCTGTCACGCGGGCTGGATGGTGAGCGCTTCTCCCCCAACCATCGCGATGCGCAATTGCGCCAGCGCTGGGGGGTTAGCGAGCATCAGCCGGTGGCCCTTTACGTTGGCCGTTTAGCCGCAGAAAAAAACCTCACCTTGCTCCATGAAAGCTTTCAAGCCATGCGTGAAGTGCGGCCCGATATCGCACAGGTGATCGTCGGCGACGGCCCCGCACGGGCGCAGCTGGAAAAGGCGCTACCCGATGCCCATTTCACCGGTTTCGTGGGGCAGGATTCACTCGCTCGCCACTATGCCAGCGCCGACCTGTTTATTTTCCCTTCGCTTTCCGAAACCTGGGGCAATGTGGTGGCGGAAGCCATGGCCAGCGGCTTGGCCGTGGTGGCCTATGACCACGCGGCCAGCGCCGAACTCATTAACAGCGGCCATAACGGTGTCACCGTTCCCGCTGGCAATAGTGATGCTTTTCAACAGGCAGCGGTGGCGCTATGCCAACACGCCGCTGACTACGCTCGTTTAGGTCGAGTGGCGCGTTTACGTGCCCTTGAGCAGAGCTGGACGGGTATTGCCGAGCAATTTTTGCGTTACCTACACCAAGCCCAGGAGGCTCATCATGCGCCCGCGTCCGCTTGTCGTATTTGA
- a CDS encoding DUF1428 domain-containing protein: protein MSKLTHPYVDGFVAAVPSANKDAFIEHARAAAVVFKEHGALRVVECWGDDVPEGEVTSFPMAVKRKDDESVIFSWIEWPSRAVRDEAMPKVMQDPRLQMDVNPMPFDGKRLIFGGFKSIIDE, encoded by the coding sequence ATGAGCAAGCTTACACACCCTTATGTAGATGGTTTCGTCGCTGCCGTGCCCAGCGCTAATAAAGATGCGTTTATTGAGCATGCCCGTGCCGCGGCCGTTGTTTTCAAGGAGCACGGCGCACTGCGGGTCGTGGAGTGCTGGGGAGACGATGTCCCCGAAGGAGAAGTGACCTCCTTCCCCATGGCGGTTAAGCGCAAGGACGACGAAAGTGTCATCTTTTCCTGGATAGAGTGGCCATCCCGCGCCGTGCGCGACGAGGCCATGCCCAAAGTCATGCAAGACCCGCGCTTGCAGATGGACGTTAATCCGATGCCGTTTGATGGCAAGCGGCTGATCTTTGGCGGCTTTAAAAGCATCATTGATGAATAA
- a CDS encoding YciI family protein, translating to MKYVALVYYQEQIINAMSEQAWQDLNQECIAGVERLSASGHYLAGQPLQPTETATTVRVRDGETLISDGPFAETKEQLAGFYLLEAHDLNEALQLASRIPPARLGSIEVRPVRELPPKTE from the coding sequence ATGAAGTACGTTGCGCTGGTGTATTACCAAGAGCAGATTATCAACGCCATGAGCGAACAGGCGTGGCAAGACCTCAACCAGGAGTGCATTGCTGGGGTTGAGCGCCTGAGCGCCAGCGGCCACTACCTGGCTGGCCAGCCGTTACAACCGACTGAGACCGCCACCACCGTGCGCGTGCGTGATGGCGAGACATTAATCTCCGATGGCCCCTTTGCGGAAACCAAGGAACAACTGGCGGGATTCTATCTGCTCGAAGCCCACGACTTGAATGAGGCACTGCAGCTGGCTAGCCGCATCCCACCAGCCCGACTGGGCAGCATTGAGGTACGCCCCGTTCGAGAACTCCCCCCTAAAACAGAATAA
- a CDS encoding VOC family protein translates to MTSPQEDTRIPDAMNVHVAFPGTCREAMQFYADVTGGQLECLLTYAETPAAEHSPSELHDRIIHASLNLRGRRLMGADMAADTYTPPQGVEVQLEYQDIEQAARTFAQLAEGGKITMPFEATFWSPGFGMATDRFGIHWMVNVASDNCPMATEGDCA, encoded by the coding sequence ATGACTAGCCCCCAAGAAGATACCCGCATACCGGATGCCATGAATGTGCATGTCGCTTTTCCAGGCACCTGTCGGGAAGCCATGCAGTTCTATGCCGACGTTACCGGCGGCCAGTTGGAGTGCCTGTTGACCTATGCTGAAACGCCAGCTGCTGAACACTCACCATCGGAACTCCATGACCGCATCATCCATGCCTCGCTGAACCTACGGGGCCGCCGCTTAATGGGTGCCGATATGGCGGCTGACACCTATACACCGCCGCAAGGTGTAGAAGTTCAGTTGGAGTACCAGGATATCGAACAGGCCGCACGAACCTTTGCCCAGCTAGCGGAGGGTGGAAAGATCACCATGCCGTTTGAGGCTACCTTCTGGTCACCAGGGTTCGGCATGGCAACCGATCGCTTCGGCATTCACTGGATGGTAAACGTTGCGTCAGACAACTGCCCCATGGCCACTGAAGGAGACTGCGCATGA
- a CDS encoding RNA polymerase sigma factor has translation MSTQPSYVDDLYREHSRRVQATLIRLLGDFELAEEAMQDAFVAAVQQWPVNGKPDNPTAWLIRTGYHCGIDQIRRRSTARRRAHLLLPTELLPTEEALDLEPTTIEDDALRLLFTCCHPSLSMEARIALTLREMCGLTTEQVASALLMKPTTLAQRIVRAKRKIRDAHIPYVVPTQAELPERLPDVLKVIYLVFNEGYSRSTGASVVDISLTQEAMRLGKELARLLPQGEVFGLMALMLLNDARREARQDSDGELVTLDAQDRRLWRQEDIQVGIAWLEQALALTPTGYYTLQASIAAVHAQASRAEQTDWGRIVRLYDALCRRFPSPILALNRAVAIAMNGAPDTGLKLLDDIAHHPQISRYHLFHAAKADLLRRQGQHEAARSAYQQALQLATLDPEKRFLHRRLAELEHSS, from the coding sequence ATGAGTACTCAACCTTCATACGTCGATGATCTGTATCGTGAGCACTCCCGGCGCGTGCAGGCGACGCTGATACGCCTGCTGGGAGATTTTGAACTAGCCGAAGAAGCCATGCAGGATGCCTTTGTGGCAGCTGTTCAACAGTGGCCGGTTAACGGCAAACCTGACAACCCCACGGCATGGCTAATTCGCACCGGCTACCACTGCGGAATAGACCAAATCCGCCGACGCAGTACTGCTCGCCGTCGGGCTCACTTGCTATTACCTACAGAGCTGTTACCTACAGAAGAGGCGCTGGATCTTGAGCCCACCACCATCGAAGACGACGCCTTGCGGCTACTGTTCACCTGCTGCCACCCAAGTTTGAGCATGGAAGCACGGATCGCCCTTACCCTTCGCGAGATGTGCGGTTTGACCACCGAACAGGTAGCCAGCGCGCTACTGATGAAGCCTACGACGTTGGCACAGCGTATCGTGCGAGCCAAACGCAAGATTCGCGATGCACATATCCCTTATGTTGTCCCTACCCAGGCAGAACTACCCGAGCGCCTCCCCGATGTGCTCAAGGTGATCTACCTGGTTTTCAATGAAGGCTACTCACGCAGCACGGGAGCCAGCGTGGTCGATATCAGCCTAACCCAAGAAGCCATGCGACTTGGCAAGGAGCTGGCAAGGCTACTGCCCCAGGGTGAAGTGTTTGGGCTGATGGCGTTGATGTTGCTAAATGATGCCCGCCGGGAAGCACGCCAGGATAGCGACGGGGAACTGGTGACCCTGGATGCTCAGGACAGGCGCCTATGGCGCCAAGAGGATATCCAGGTCGGCATAGCGTGGCTGGAACAGGCGCTGGCGCTCACCCCCACCGGATACTACACCCTTCAAGCTTCGATTGCCGCAGTACACGCCCAGGCTAGCCGCGCAGAGCAAACCGACTGGGGGCGTATCGTTAGGCTCTACGATGCCCTGTGTCGACGCTTTCCATCGCCAATCCTGGCACTGAATCGTGCGGTCGCCATCGCCATGAATGGTGCTCCCGATACCGGTTTGAAGTTACTCGACGACATCGCTCATCACCCGCAAATCAGTCGCTATCATCTATTTCATGCCGCTAAAGCGGATTTACTGCGTCGCCAAGGCCAGCATGAGGCTGCGCGCAGTGCCTATCAACAGGCGCTGCAATTGGCCACCCTGGATCCGGAAAAACGCTTTTTGCACAGGCGGCTGGCTGAGCTAGAACACTCTTCATAA